From Streptomyces sp. 6-11-2, one genomic window encodes:
- a CDS encoding Fpg/Nei family DNA glycosylase, translating to MPEGDTVWQTARRLHDALAGKVLTRSDFRVPKYATVDLTGRTVLDTVSRGKHLLTRFEGGLTLHSHLLMEGAWRVYGTGERWKGGPGHQIRAILGAADRAAVGYRLQVLELLRTSEEDRTVAHLGPDLLGPDWDPDLALANLLAEPGRPIGEALLDQRNLAGIGNVYKSELCFLLGVTPWLPVGTLPADRAAQLPALAKKLLEANRDRVVRRTTGLRGQDLFVYGRAPRPCLRCGISVRVADQGDGSQERPTYWCPNCQAGPAPQPGTAQKWRDRHPRTTG from the coding sequence ATGCCCGAAGGCGACACGGTCTGGCAGACCGCGAGGCGGTTGCACGACGCCCTCGCGGGCAAGGTGCTGACCCGCAGCGACTTCCGGGTGCCGAAGTACGCCACGGTCGACCTCACCGGCCGCACCGTCCTGGACACCGTCTCCCGCGGCAAGCACCTGCTCACCCGTTTCGAGGGCGGCCTCACGCTGCACTCGCACCTGCTGATGGAGGGCGCCTGGAGGGTGTACGGCACCGGCGAGCGCTGGAAGGGCGGCCCCGGCCACCAGATCCGCGCCATTCTCGGCGCCGCCGACCGCGCGGCCGTCGGCTACCGCCTCCAGGTCCTGGAGCTGCTGCGCACCTCGGAGGAGGACCGCACCGTCGCCCACCTCGGCCCGGACCTCCTCGGCCCCGACTGGGACCCCGACCTGGCCCTGGCCAACCTCCTGGCCGAGCCGGGCCGCCCAATCGGCGAGGCCCTGCTCGACCAGCGCAATCTCGCCGGCATCGGCAACGTCTACAAGAGCGAGCTGTGCTTCCTGCTCGGCGTGACCCCGTGGCTGCCGGTCGGCACCCTGCCCGCCGACCGCGCCGCGCAGCTGCCCGCCCTGGCCAAGAAGCTCCTGGAGGCCAACCGCGACCGCGTCGTCCGCCGGACCACCGGCCTGCGGGGCCAGGACCTGTTCGTGTACGGCCGGGCACCCCGCCCCTGTCTGCGCTGCGGCATCTCCGTCCGGGTGGCCGACCAGGGCGACGGCTCCCAGGAGCGGCCCACGTACTGGTGTCCGAACTGCCAGGCAGGCCCCGCACCACAGCCGGGCACCGCGCAGAAGTGGCGGGACCGCCATCCCCGCACGACCGGCTGA
- a CDS encoding helix-turn-helix domain-containing protein: protein MILLRRLLGDVLRRQRQRQGRTLREVSSSARVSLGYLSEVERGQKEASSELLAAICDALDVRMSELMREVSDELALAELAQSAAATEPVPTPVRPMLGSVSVTGVPPERVTIKAPAAEAVDVVAA from the coding sequence ATGATTCTGCTCCGTCGCCTGCTGGGTGACGTGCTGCGTCGGCAGCGCCAGCGCCAGGGCCGTACTCTGCGCGAAGTCTCCTCGTCCGCCCGAGTCTCGCTCGGCTATCTATCCGAGGTGGAGCGGGGGCAGAAGGAGGCTTCCTCCGAGCTGCTCGCCGCCATCTGCGACGCGCTGGACGTACGGATGTCCGAGCTCATGCGGGAAGTGAGCGACGAGCTCGCCCTCGCCGAGCTGGCCCAGTCTGCTGCGGCCACCGAGCCCGTGCCCACGCCGGTTCGCCCGATGCTGGGTTCCGTGTCGGTGACCGGTGTGCCACCGGAACGGGTGACCATCAAGGCGCCCGCCGCCGAGGCGGTGGACGTGGTCGCCGCGTGA
- a CDS encoding CinA family protein, whose amino-acid sequence MSSPAVDVVTLLTARGETVAVAESLTGGLVAAEITAVPGASKVFRGSVTAYATELKHRLLGVDATLLAERGAVDPQVAAQMAAGVRKALEADWGIATTGVAGPDPQDGQPVGTVFVAVAGPRVTETGVDRCGKTAALRLNGDRAEIRMESVRSVLALLLEQIAGEQTGNERAQDTERNGGF is encoded by the coding sequence GTGAGTTCGCCGGCCGTCGACGTAGTGACACTACTCACGGCGAGGGGCGAGACGGTCGCCGTGGCCGAGTCGCTGACCGGTGGCCTGGTCGCGGCGGAGATCACCGCGGTGCCGGGGGCGTCGAAGGTGTTCCGGGGCTCGGTCACCGCCTACGCCACCGAGCTCAAGCACCGGCTCCTCGGCGTCGACGCCACCCTGCTGGCCGAGCGGGGAGCGGTGGATCCGCAGGTCGCGGCCCAGATGGCGGCCGGGGTGCGGAAAGCCCTGGAAGCCGACTGGGGCATCGCGACCACCGGAGTCGCCGGCCCCGACCCCCAGGACGGGCAGCCGGTCGGGACGGTCTTCGTGGCCGTGGCCGGGCCGCGCGTGACGGAAACCGGCGTCGATCGCTGCGGGAAAACGGCCGCGCTGCGGTTGAACGGCGACCGGGCGGAAATTCGTATGGAGAGTGTACGGAGCGTGCTTGCACTGCTTTTGGAGCAGATTGCGGGCGAACAGACCGGAAATGAGCGGGCACAGGATACGGAACGGAACGGGGGGTTTTGA